Proteins encoded in a region of the Kwoniella shivajii chromosome 3, complete sequence genome:
- a CDS encoding CTP synthase, whose product MVKYILVCGGVISGIGKGVIASSTGLILKTAGLKVTAIKIDPYMNIDAGTMAPTEHGEVYVLNDGGETDLDLGNYERYLDVSLNRDNNVTTGKVYQHVIDRERKGDYLGKTVQIIPHLTNAIQDWIERVSKIPVDGTGEEPDVCIIELGGTVGDIESMPFVEAMRQFQFRVGHENFALIYVSLIPVVGGEQKTKPTQAGVRDLRGLGLLPDLIACRCTDPLLTATMEKVSMFCHVSPQQVLGVHNVSSTYHVPLLLQQQGMLNYFKKRLNLDEITVNDKFKQKGEEFMGRWKALTVGQERLFDTVSIVLVGKYTTLEDSYMSVVKALEHASMRCGRKLELQWVDSSDLEPQTQTSNPVKFHDAWSALCSAKGIIVPGGFGHRGTEGMIAAVKWAREQKVPFLGICLGFQVAVIEWARNVCGLQDANSAELVPETIHPVICFMPEISKTVMGGNMRLGLRPTIFEPKTESSKLRKLYGSKEVAWERHRHRYEVEPKYVDELESKDGLRFIGKDERGERMQMLELDDHPYFVALQAHPEFCSRPLNPSPPFLGLIAAACGSSVLSDQIKLNENGGYVDPHPEESKVVPASQAHTAQGKNKKQNVDGIKVREEVEGDLKEKEQQLDGVTKASE is encoded by the exons ATGGTTAAATACATTCTTGTCTGTGGAGGTGTTATTTC TGGTATCGGAAAGGGTGTTATAG CCTCAAGTACAGGTCTTATACTCAAGACCGCAGGATTGAAAGTCACTGCTATTAAGATTGATCCTTATATGAACATAGATGCTGGTACTATGGCTCCTACTGAACATG GTGAGGTATACGTCCTCAATGATGGTGGAGAGACCGATTTAGACCTCGGAAATTACGAGAGATACCTTGATGTATCTTTGAACAGGGATAATAATGTTACTACCGGAAAAGTTTACCAACACGTCATTGACCGAGAA agaaaaggagattaTCTCGGTAAAACTGTTCAGATCATTCCGCATCTTACAAATGCAATTCAGGATTGGATTGAAAGGGTATCAAAGATTCCAGTAGATGGTACAGGTGAAGAACCGGATGTTTGTATcattgag CTCGGTGGAACAGTTGGTGATATCGAATCTATGCCATTCGTCGAAGCTATGAGACAATTCCAGTTCAGAGTAGGACATGAAAATTTTGCTTTGATCTATGTCTCTTTGATTCCTGTTGTTGGTGGTGAACAAAAGACTAAACCTACTCAAGCTGGTGTAAGAGATTTGAGAGGATTGGGTTTGTTACCTGATTTA ATCGCTTGTAGATGTACCGACCCTCTGTTGACAGCGACAATGGAGAAAGTCTCAATGTTCTGTCACGTCTCACCGCAACAAGTCTTAGGTGTACATAACGTTTCTTCAACTTATCATGTACCATTACTacttcaacaacaaggaatGTTGAACTACTTCAAAAAGAGATTAAACCTTGATGAGATTACAGTTAATGATAAATTTAAGCAAAAAGGGGAAGAATTTATGGGTAGATGGAAGGCTTTGACCGTTGG CCAAGAACGTCTATTCGATACTGTATCTATCGTTCTGGTCGGTAAATATACCACACTTGAAGATTCTTATATGTCTGTGGTGAAAGCTTTGGAACACGCTTCAATGCGATGTGGCCgaaagcttgagcttcaa TGGGTGGACTCTTCTGACCTTGAGCCCCAAACGCAAACCTCCAACCCCGTTAAATTCCACGATGCCTGGTCCGCGTTATGTTCCGCTAA GGGTATTATCGTTCCCGGTGGGTTCGGCCATCGAGGTACAGAAGGTATGATTGCAGCCGTGAAATGGGCCCGAGAACAAAAAGTACCTTTCTTGGGTATATGTTTGGGTTTCCAAGTTGCTGTCATTGAATGGGCTAGAAACGTGTGTGGattacaag ATGCCAACTCTGCCGAGCTTGTACCTGAAACCATACATCCTGTGATATGTTTCATGCCTGAGATCTCTAAAACTGTCATGGGCGGTAATATGAGATTAGGTCTTCGACCGACCATCTTCGAACCTAAGACTGAATCATCTAAACTCCGAAAGTTGTACGGCTCGAAAGAAGTTGCTTGGGAGAGGCACAGACATAGATACGAGGTGGAACCTAAATATGTGGATGAATTAGAATCTAAAGATGGATTAAGGTTTATTGGTAAAgacgaaagaggtgaaagaatgCAAATGTTAGAATtggatg ACCACCCATACTTTGTGGCATTACAAGCACATCCTGAGTTCTGTTCACGTCCATTAAACCCTTCACCACCATTCTTAGGTTTGATAGCAGCTGCGTGTGGATCATCGGTAttatctgatcaaatcaaattgaaCGAGAATGGTGGATATGTCGATCCTCATcctgaagaatcaaaagtcGTCCCTGCTTCTCAAGCACATACCGCTCAAGGTAAAAACAAGAAGCAAAACGTTGATGGTATTAAGGTAAGagaagaggttgaaggtgatttgaaagagaaagaacaacaattGGATGGTGTGACGAAAGCAAGTGAATAG
- a CDS encoding enolase, which produces MSTISKIHARQIFDSRGNPTVEVDVHTEKGRFRAQVPSGASTGAYEAIELRDKGSDYVGKGVSKAVKNVNEVIAPALIDAKIAVTSQKEIDDFLIKLDGTDNKGKLGANAILGVSMAVSEAGAAEQGKPLYAYLAGIAGVSEPYVLPTPAFNVINGGSHAGNALAFQEFMLLPTGASSFTEAMKMGSETYHTLKKVITKKYGIDAANVGDEGGFAPNVSGAEESLDLLTEAIKQAGYTGKVQIGLDVASSEFYKEGKYDLDFKNPNSDSSKWLSGKELADLYHSYVEKYDIISIEDPFDQDDFEAWTHFTETSSIQIVGDDLLVTNPKRIKTAIEKKACNALLLKINQIGTISESIQAVQLSQSNGWAVMTSHRSGETESTYIADLAVALKTGEIKTGAPCRSERVAKYNQLLRIEEELGDKAVFAGAKGLSKGTTAPELKDN; this is translated from the exons atgTCCACCATCTCCAAGATCCACGCCAGACAA ATCTTCGACTCTCGAGGAAACCCCACCGTTGAGGTTGATGTCCACACcgagaaag GCCGATTCCGTGCACAAGTTCCCTCAGGTGCTTCCACCGGTGCCTACGAGGCTATTGAGTTAAGAGACAAAGGATCCGACTATGTCGGTAAAG GTGTCTCCAAGGCCGTCAAGAACGTCAACGAAGTCATCGCTCCCGCTCTTATCGATGCTAAAATCGCCGTCACCTCCCAAAAGGAGATCGATGATTTCCTCATCAAGTTAGACGGTACCGACAACAAAGGTAAACTCGGTGCTAACGCCATTCTTGGTGTCTCCATGGCTGTTTCTGAAGCCGGTGCCGCTGAACAA GGCAAACCTCTTTACGCTTACCTCGCTGGTATCGCCGGTGTATCTGAGCCCTACGTTCTCCCCACCCCCGCTTTCAACGTTATCAACGGTGGTTCTCACGCCGGTAACGCTCTTGCTTTCCAAGAATTCATGCTTCTCCCAACCGGtgcttcttccttcaccgAAGCTATGAAGATGGGTTCTGAGACTTATCACACTCTCAAGAAGGTCATCACCAAGAAGTACGGTATTGATG CCGCCAACGTTGGTGACGAAGGTGGTTTCGCTCCTAATGTTTCTGGTGCTGAGGAATCCCTTGATCTCCTTACCGAGGCCATCAAACAAGCTGGTTACACCGGAAAAGTTCAAATCGGTCTTGACGTTGCTTCTTCCGAGTTCTACAAGGAAGGCAAATACGATCTTGatttcaag AACCCTAACTCCGACTCCTCCAAATGGCTCTCCGGTAAAGAGCTCGCTGATCTCTACCACTCTTACGTCGAGAAATACgacatcatctccatcgaGGACCCCTTCGACCAAGATGACTTTGAGGCCTGGACTCACTTCACCGAGACTTCAAGCATCCAAATCGTCGGTGATGATTTACTCGTCACCAACCCCAAGCGAATCAAGACTGCTATCGAGAAGAAAGCATGTAACGCTCTCttgctcaag ATCAACCAAATCGGTACCATCTCTGAGTCTATCCAAGC CGTTCAACTCTCTCAATCCAACGGTTGGGCTGTCATGACCTCTCACCGATCCGGTGAGACCGAGTCCACCTACATCGCCGACCTTGCCGTCGCTCTTAAGACTGG TGAGATCAAGACTGGTGCCCCTTGTCGATCTGAGCGAGTTGCCA AATACAACCAACTCCTCAGAATCGAGGAAGAGCTCGGTGACAAAGCCGTCTTCGCTGGTGCTAAAGGTTTGAGCAAAGGTACAACTGCTCCTGAACTCAAAGATAACTAA
- a CDS encoding DNA ligase D, 3'-phosphoesterase domain-containing protein produces MWTLHLLSSRSPTKRASVSTIGEEGTPSKRARVDPPSSSAGRFTEPIQHGATTGQSKIAPKKDTVQDASATSEVDDDKVIAAGEGDVNVDGEEEERIGPWGFTKSEIDRFPALRKKNFWCIQRHSATAMHYDLRMQIDGGTISWAVPKGLIGISKNGEANRLAVETTVHPISYTTYEGSDGRNFSAGRKGGTLLWDIGEYAITRPSSSIDSTSDEERSSKRRRQRRDADEQEESENQDGKYQEDLFRQALNRRVGYGKSQSIHFILRGGRKMTNHHFILVLAPSTRHTFSSTGVIKKTWFLRLPREVDAYPWDRGGEEGKFWGRSVKTGRTLREVTEGFVKRPDRWKSEEDRFKGWFGDED; encoded by the exons ATGTGGACACTTCACCTGCTATCGAGCAGATCGCCGACGAAGAGAGCTAGTGTATCAACAATAGGAGAAGAGGGTACACCTTCCAAGCGAGCTAGAGTAGATCCACCCTCATCAAGTGCTGGCAGGTTTACCGAACCCATCCAGCATGGAGCTACAACAGGTCAAAGCAAGATCGCCCCCAAAAAGGACACAGTACAAGACGCATCGGCAACATCCgaggtggatgatgataaagtgATAGCCGCTGGTGAAGGAGACGTAAATGTAGAcggggaggaagaagaaagaatcgGTCCTTGGGGATTTACGAAGTCTGAAATTGATCGATTTCCAGCTTTGAGGAAAAAGAATTTTTGGTGTATCCAAAGACATTCTGCTACAG CAATGCATTACGATCTTAGGATGCAGATTGATGGAGGAACGATAAGTTGGGCGGTGCCCAAAGGGCTGATAG GCATATCCAAGAACGGAGAAGCTAATAGATTAGCAGTTGAGACTACCGTACATCCCATCAGCTACACGACATACGAAG GCTCCGATGGAAGAA ATTTCTCAGCAGGGCGAAAAGGTGGAACTT TATTGTGGGATATAGGTGAATATGCTATTACaagaccttcatcatctatcgATTCGAcatcagatgaagagaggTCATCTAAAAGGAGGAGACAGAGGCGTGATGcagatgaacaagaagaaagcgaaaatcA GGATGGGAAGTACCAAGAAGATCTTTTTAGACAAGCGCTCAATAGGAGAGTAGGATATGGGAAAAGTCAAAGTATACATTTCATATTACGAGGAGGCAGGAAG ATGACGAATCATC ATTTCATCCTTGTTCTGGCTCCATCAACCAGACATACCTTCTCGTCCACTGGAGTGATCAAGAAAACATGGTTCTTACGCTTACCACGTGAAGTTGACGCATACCCTTGGGATcgaggaggtgaagaagggaaattcTGGGGAAGGAGCGTGAAGA CTGGTAGAACATTGCGAGAAGTCACAGAGGGATTTGTGAAAAGACCTGATAGGTGGAAATCTGAAGAAGACAGATTTAAGGGCTGgtttggagatgaagattga